A genomic stretch from Streptomyces venezuelae ATCC 10712 includes:
- a CDS encoding 2'-5' RNA ligase family protein, with product MGTVTLGVSIAVPEPYGSLLQERRAGFGDPAAHGIPTHITLVPPTEVAEERLPEIEAHLAGVAACYQPFPVRLKGTGTFRPLSPVVFVKLQEGVSPCNRLQHQIRDEAGPLARELQFPYHPHVTVAHAISEEGMDRAFEELAGYEAAWTCRSFALYEQGADGVWRKLYDYEFGSGRPISAVPAQGGSPVDTPTATPAV from the coding sequence GTGGGGACCGTAACGCTCGGCGTTTCGATCGCGGTCCCGGAGCCCTACGGCAGCCTGCTCCAGGAGCGGCGCGCCGGCTTCGGGGACCCTGCCGCGCACGGCATCCCCACGCACATCACCCTCGTCCCGCCGACCGAGGTCGCGGAGGAGCGCCTGCCGGAGATCGAGGCGCACCTGGCCGGTGTCGCCGCCTGCTACCAGCCGTTCCCCGTACGCCTCAAGGGCACCGGGACCTTCCGCCCGCTCTCCCCGGTCGTCTTCGTGAAGCTGCAGGAGGGCGTGTCCCCCTGCAACCGGCTCCAGCACCAGATTCGCGACGAGGCCGGCCCGCTCGCGCGCGAGCTGCAGTTCCCGTACCACCCGCACGTCACCGTGGCGCACGCCATCTCCGAGGAGGGGATGGACCGGGCGTTCGAGGAGCTCGCCGGGTACGAGGCGGCCTGGACCTGCCGTTCCTTCGCGCTGTACGAGCAGGGCGCGGACGGGGTGTGGCGGAAGCTGTACGACTACGAGTTCGGCAGCGGCCGCCCGATCTCGGCCGTCCCGGCGCAGGGCGGCAGCCCGGTCGACACCCCGACGGCCACTCCCGCCGTCTGA
- a CDS encoding decaprenylphospho-beta-D-erythro-pentofuranosid-2-ulose 2-reductase, with the protein MKDAFGAPQSLLVLGGTSEIGLATARRLIARRTRTVWLAGRPSPALTAAADSLRALGADVRTVPFDALDTEAHEERLGKIFTEGDIDMVLLAFGVLGDQARDESDPVAAVRVAQTNYTGAVSAGLVCAGALQAQGHGSLVVLSSVAGERARRADFIYGSSKAGLDAFAQGLGDALHGTGVHVMVVRPGFVRSKMTAGLAEAPLATTPEAVAGAIELGLRRRSETVWVPGALRVVMAAVRHVPRPLFRRLPV; encoded by the coding sequence GTGAAGGACGCCTTCGGTGCCCCGCAGTCCCTGCTCGTCCTCGGCGGCACCTCCGAGATCGGGCTCGCCACCGCCCGGCGGCTGATCGCCCGCAGGACCCGTACCGTCTGGCTGGCCGGTCGCCCCTCCCCCGCGCTGACCGCCGCGGCGGACTCGCTGCGCGCGCTCGGCGCGGACGTGCGGACGGTGCCGTTCGACGCGCTCGACACCGAGGCGCACGAGGAGCGGCTCGGCAAGATCTTCACCGAGGGCGACATCGACATGGTGCTGCTCGCCTTCGGGGTCCTCGGCGACCAGGCGCGCGACGAGTCCGACCCGGTCGCCGCCGTCCGCGTCGCCCAGACCAACTACACGGGGGCCGTCTCGGCGGGCCTGGTGTGCGCGGGCGCGCTCCAGGCGCAGGGGCACGGTTCGCTGGTGGTGCTGTCCTCGGTGGCGGGCGAGCGGGCCCGCCGGGCGGACTTCATCTACGGCTCGTCGAAGGCGGGGCTCGACGCCTTCGCCCAGGGCCTCGGGGACGCGCTGCACGGCACCGGGGTGCACGTCATGGTCGTACGGCCCGGGTTCGTCCGCTCGAAGATGACGGCCGGGCTCGCGGAGGCGCCGCTCGCGACGACGCCCGAGGCCGTCGCGGGCGCGATCGAGCTGGGTCTGCGGCGCCGCTCGGAGACGGTGTGGGTGCCGGGGGCGCTGCGGGTGGTGATGGCGGCGGTGCGGCACGTGCCGAGGCCGCTGTTCCGGCGCCTGCCGGTGTGA
- a CDS encoding FAD-binding oxidoreductase — MAVETHVLDDDCEAITGWGRTAPTLARVHRPRGHAEVVDSVRSSGARGTIARGLGRAAGDAAQNAGGTVLDMTGLARILSVDPAAGLVTCEAGVSLHRLMEALLPHGWFVPVSPGTRYVTVGGAIGADVHGRNHHLSGSFARHVTALRLLTADGEIRTVLPGTPLFDATAGGMGLTGVILSATLRLLPVGTSLMRVVTERARDLDDLMARLIADDHRHRYSAARIDLLARGAATGRAVLTRGDHLPYDALPRRHRARRAPLVFRPGRLPGPPPYVPGGVLGRTTVGLFNELRYRTAPRARTGGIQSLAAFFHPLDSVPHWNRIHGREGFVRYRFVVPYGREEALRTVVRRIADRGCPSFRAVLKRFGAADPGWLSFPLPGWALALDLPTGLPGLGAFLDGLDEEVAGAGGRVHLADDARVRPEVLAAMYPRVGEFRALRAALDPRSVFTSDLARRLDL, encoded by the coding sequence ATGGCTGTCGAGACCCACGTCCTGGACGACGACTGCGAGGCGATCACCGGCTGGGGACGCACCGCGCCCACCCTCGCGCGCGTGCACCGGCCCCGCGGCCACGCCGAGGTCGTCGACTCCGTCCGTTCCTCCGGTGCCCGCGGGACGATCGCCCGTGGTCTCGGCCGGGCCGCCGGGGACGCCGCGCAGAACGCCGGCGGCACCGTCCTCGACATGACCGGCCTCGCCCGGATCCTGTCCGTCGACCCCGCCGCCGGGCTCGTCACCTGCGAGGCGGGCGTCAGCCTGCACCGGCTGATGGAGGCGCTGCTGCCGCACGGCTGGTTCGTGCCGGTCTCCCCCGGCACCCGGTACGTCACCGTCGGCGGGGCGATCGGCGCCGACGTCCACGGCAGGAACCACCACCTCTCGGGTTCCTTCGCCCGGCACGTGACCGCGCTCCGACTCCTCACCGCCGACGGCGAGATCCGGACCGTGCTCCCCGGCACCCCGCTCTTCGACGCCACCGCCGGCGGCATGGGGCTGACCGGGGTGATCCTCTCCGCCACCCTGCGGCTGCTGCCCGTCGGGACCTCCCTCATGCGGGTGGTCACCGAACGGGCCCGGGACCTCGACGACCTGATGGCCCGGCTCATCGCCGACGACCACCGCCACCGCTACTCCGCCGCCCGGATCGACCTGCTCGCCCGGGGCGCCGCCACCGGGCGCGCCGTCCTCACCCGGGGCGACCACCTCCCGTACGACGCGCTGCCCCGCCGCCACCGGGCCCGCCGCGCGCCGCTCGTCTTCCGGCCGGGGCGGCTGCCCGGCCCGCCGCCGTACGTCCCCGGCGGGGTGCTCGGGCGCACTACCGTCGGGCTCTTCAACGAGCTCCGGTACCGGACGGCTCCCCGCGCGCGTACCGGCGGAATCCAGTCGCTCGCCGCCTTCTTCCATCCGCTCGACAGCGTGCCGCACTGGAACCGGATCCACGGCCGCGAGGGGTTCGTCCGGTACCGGTTCGTCGTCCCGTACGGGCGGGAGGAGGCACTGCGGACGGTGGTCCGGAGGATCGCGGACCGCGGCTGCCCCTCCTTCCGCGCCGTCCTCAAGCGCTTCGGCGCGGCCGACCCGGGCTGGCTCTCCTTCCCGCTGCCCGGCTGGGCCCTCGCCCTCGACCTGCCCACCGGTCTCCCCGGGCTCGGCGCGTTCCTCGACGGACTCGACGAGGAGGTCGCCGGCGCCGGCGGGCGGGTCCACCTCGCCGACGACGCGCGGGTACGGCCGGAGGTGCTGGCCGCGATGTACCCGCGGGTCGGCGAGTTCCGGGCGCTGCGCGCCGCGCTCGACCCCCGGTCCGTCTTCACCTCCGACCTCGCCCGCCGCCTCGACCTCTAG
- a CDS encoding YihY/virulence factor BrkB family protein: MDWLTKLPVIGPWVARLMRTHAWRSYETLDAAHWTRLAAAITFLSFLALFPLITVAAAIGAALLSEEQLDKIEEKIGDQVPGISDQLDIGGLVANAGTVGLVAGAVLLVTGISWIGAMRDCLRAVWGLDDIEGNPILLKGKDALVLVGLGGVALASLAASWLGSTTVGWTADRLGIPGDGAGGFFLQVAAVLVAVVADFLILLYVLTLLPGVHPPRRRLVVAALMGAVGFELLKLLLGGYMRGVAAKSMYGAFGVPVALLLWINFTAKLLLYCAAWTATGSRGESGDDGRPGTATDSRPDSHPGSAGNGDDVPPPRPAANGG, encoded by the coding sequence ATGGACTGGCTGACCAAGCTCCCCGTGATCGGCCCCTGGGTCGCCCGGCTGATGCGCACGCACGCGTGGCGCTCGTACGAGACCCTCGACGCGGCGCACTGGACCCGGCTCGCCGCCGCGATCACCTTCCTCTCCTTCCTCGCGCTCTTCCCGCTGATCACCGTCGCGGCCGCGATCGGGGCCGCGCTCCTCAGCGAGGAGCAGCTCGACAAGATCGAGGAGAAGATCGGCGACCAGGTGCCGGGGATCTCCGACCAGCTCGACATCGGCGGGCTCGTCGCCAACGCCGGCACCGTCGGACTCGTCGCGGGCGCGGTGCTCCTCGTCACCGGCATCAGCTGGATCGGCGCCATGCGGGACTGCCTGCGCGCGGTGTGGGGACTCGACGACATCGAGGGCAACCCGATCCTGCTCAAGGGCAAGGACGCACTCGTCCTGGTCGGCCTCGGTGGCGTCGCGCTCGCCTCGCTCGCCGCGTCCTGGCTCGGCTCCACCACGGTCGGCTGGACCGCCGACCGCCTCGGCATCCCGGGTGACGGGGCGGGCGGCTTCTTCCTCCAGGTGGCCGCCGTCCTGGTCGCCGTCGTCGCCGACTTCCTGATCCTGCTGTACGTGCTGACGCTGCTGCCCGGAGTGCACCCGCCGCGGCGCCGGCTGGTGGTGGCGGCGCTCATGGGCGCGGTCGGCTTCGAGCTGCTGAAGCTGCTGCTCGGCGGCTACATGCGGGGCGTCGCGGCGAAGTCGATGTACGGGGCGTTCGGCGTGCCGGTCGCCCTGCTGCTCTGGATCAACTTCACCGCGAAGCTGCTGCTGTACTGCGCCGCGTGGACGGCCACCGGTTCCCGCGGGGAGTCCGGGGACGACGGCCGCCCCGGGACCGCTACGGATTCACGTCCGGATTCACATCCGGGGTCCGCCGGGAACGGCGACGACGTCCCGCCGCCCCGGCCAGCGGCCAACGGCGGTTGA
- a CDS encoding D-alanyl-D-alanine carboxypeptidase family protein — translation MSASKKTAWTVAAALLLPLVVSGPAHADTKDGKDKQPKPPHAMSSLGGPLLGNPGTQVKLGPGAPVLPKELSGRSWIVADAESGEILAAHNAHWPLAPASTLKMLFADTLLPKFPDATQKHLVTTTDLAGIGEGSSLVGIKEKQTYTVHDLWLGVFLRSGNDAVHVLTSMNNGLRQTVKDMNDHAAELQALDTHVVSPDGYDAPGQVSSAYDLTLIARNGMQKKDFREYAATPRAAFPGEQKPGKKRETFEIQNTNRLLTGDLGVAPYQGIAGVKNGNTTHAGATFTGVAERNGRVLLVTVMNPSSKEQHAVYREAARLLDWGFAAAGKVTPVGELVRPRSARTESTAPGDGTAPAPGKNAPEGTTPVAAEERSGGVGIALGVAGGVLVLLAGAVFLVNRRWPLAGAAGRRRRSRRTPDVNPDVNP, via the coding sequence GTGTCTGCTTCGAAGAAGACCGCTTGGACGGTCGCCGCTGCTCTCCTCCTTCCGCTCGTCGTCTCCGGGCCCGCGCACGCGGACACGAAGGACGGGAAGGACAAGCAGCCCAAGCCACCCCACGCGATGTCCTCGCTCGGCGGGCCGCTGCTCGGTAACCCCGGAACCCAGGTGAAGCTGGGGCCCGGCGCCCCCGTGCTGCCGAAGGAGCTGTCCGGGCGTTCGTGGATCGTCGCGGACGCCGAGAGCGGCGAGATCCTCGCCGCGCACAACGCACACTGGCCGCTCGCCCCGGCCTCCACGCTCAAGATGCTCTTCGCGGACACCCTGCTGCCGAAGTTCCCCGACGCGACGCAGAAGCACCTGGTCACCACCACGGACCTCGCCGGGATAGGAGAGGGCTCCAGCCTGGTCGGCATCAAGGAGAAGCAGACCTACACCGTCCACGACCTGTGGCTCGGCGTCTTCCTCCGCTCGGGCAACGACGCCGTCCACGTCCTGACCAGCATGAACAACGGCCTTCGGCAGACCGTGAAGGACATGAACGACCACGCGGCCGAGCTCCAGGCGCTCGACACCCACGTGGTCTCCCCGGACGGCTACGACGCCCCGGGCCAGGTCTCGTCCGCGTACGACCTGACGCTCATCGCCCGCAACGGCATGCAGAAGAAGGACTTCCGCGAGTACGCGGCCACGCCCCGCGCCGCCTTCCCCGGCGAGCAGAAGCCCGGCAAGAAGCGCGAGACCTTCGAGATCCAGAACACCAACCGGCTGCTCACCGGTGACCTCGGCGTCGCCCCGTACCAGGGCATCGCGGGCGTCAAGAACGGCAACACCACGCACGCCGGCGCCACCTTCACCGGCGTCGCGGAGCGGAACGGCAGGGTCCTGCTCGTCACCGTGATGAACCCCTCCTCGAAGGAGCAGCACGCCGTCTACCGGGAGGCCGCCCGGCTGCTCGACTGGGGCTTCGCGGCGGCCGGCAAGGTGACCCCGGTCGGCGAGCTGGTGCGGCCGCGCTCGGCCCGTACCGAGTCGACCGCCCCCGGCGACGGCACGGCCCCGGCGCCCGGCAAGAACGCCCCGGAGGGCACCACTCCGGTCGCCGCCGAGGAGCGGTCCGGCGGCGTCGGGATCGCGCTCGGCGTGGCGGGCGGGGTGCTGGTGCTCCTCGCGGGCGCGGTCTTCCTGGTCAACCGCCGTTGGCCGCTGGCCGGGGCGGCGGGACGTCGTCGCCGTTCCCGGCGGACCCCGGATGTGAATCCGGACGTGAATCCGTAG
- a CDS encoding SCO4848 family membrane protein — translation MKLSRRVSWFLLAFGVWSWVIWVTFAKNLWKDGSGLAFDDAGNPTAYFWVHLALAVTSFILGTAVGAIGLRGVRASKK, via the coding sequence ATGAAGCTCAGCCGCCGCGTCTCCTGGTTCCTGCTCGCGTTCGGCGTGTGGTCCTGGGTGATCTGGGTGACCTTCGCGAAGAACCTCTGGAAGGACGGGAGCGGCCTCGCCTTCGACGACGCGGGAAACCCGACGGCGTACTTCTGGGTCCACCTCGCCCTCGCTGTCACGTCGTTCATCCTAGGGACGGCCGTCGGCGCGATCGGCCTCCGGGGCGTCCGAGCAAGCAAGAAGTAA
- a CDS encoding metallophosphoesterase, producing the protein MVVFLLVLIVVLALLGAVHWYVWRRLVRDVTVRGSLPRRLGTVAVVVLPLLSFAALASSRAGAPFVLQQVVAWPGFLWLALLLYVTLALVVGEAVRPVLRAWLTRRAHRAPAETPVPAPAEGAAGPASSGAVSDVSRRLFVSRVVGGAAAAAAVGTVGVGTYGVLRGPRIKRVTVPLAKVPRAAHGYRIAVVSDIHLGPILGRAHTQRIVDTLNSAQPDLIAVVGDLVDGTVENLGSAAEPLARLRARHGSFFVTGNHEYFSGADAWVDHVRELGLRPLRNDRVEIAAGFDLAGVDDVAGESEGQGPDFVRALGDRDRARAAVLLAHQPIVVHDAVRHGVDLQLSGHTHGGQLWPGNFLAELANPTVAGLERYGDTQLYVSRGAGAWGPPVRVGAPSDITIVELASKQA; encoded by the coding sequence GTGGTGGTGTTTCTGCTGGTTCTGATCGTGGTGCTCGCGCTGCTCGGTGCGGTGCACTGGTACGTGTGGCGGCGGCTCGTACGGGACGTCACGGTGCGCGGGAGTCTGCCGCGCCGGCTGGGGACGGTCGCCGTCGTGGTGCTGCCGCTGCTCTCCTTCGCCGCCCTCGCCTCCTCCCGCGCCGGCGCCCCCTTCGTGCTCCAGCAGGTGGTCGCCTGGCCGGGATTCCTGTGGCTCGCCCTGCTGCTGTACGTGACGCTGGCGCTGGTCGTCGGTGAGGCCGTCCGGCCGGTGCTGCGCGCCTGGCTCACCCGCCGCGCGCACCGGGCCCCGGCCGAGACGCCCGTACCGGCGCCGGCGGAGGGGGCCGCCGGGCCCGCCTCCTCGGGTGCCGTCTCCGACGTCTCCCGGCGGCTCTTCGTCTCCCGGGTCGTCGGTGGTGCCGCGGCCGCCGCCGCGGTCGGTACCGTCGGCGTCGGTACGTACGGCGTGCTGCGCGGGCCCCGGATCAAGCGGGTCACCGTGCCGCTCGCCAAGGTGCCGCGGGCCGCGCACGGCTACCGCATCGCCGTCGTCTCCGACATCCACCTCGGGCCGATCCTCGGCCGCGCCCACACCCAGCGCATCGTCGACACCCTCAACTCCGCGCAGCCCGATCTGATCGCGGTCGTCGGCGACCTCGTCGACGGCACCGTCGAGAACCTCGGCTCCGCCGCCGAGCCGCTCGCCCGGCTCCGTGCCCGGCACGGCTCCTTCTTCGTGACGGGAAACCACGAGTACTTCTCGGGCGCCGACGCCTGGGTCGACCACGTCCGCGAGCTCGGCCTGCGCCCGCTGCGCAACGACCGCGTGGAGATCGCGGCCGGCTTCGACCTCGCGGGCGTCGACGACGTCGCGGGGGAGAGCGAGGGCCAGGGCCCCGACTTCGTCCGGGCCCTCGGCGACCGGGACCGGGCCCGGGCCGCGGTGCTCCTCGCGCACCAGCCGATCGTCGTCCACGACGCCGTACGCCACGGGGTGGACCTCCAGCTCTCCGGTCACACCCACGGCGGCCAGCTGTGGCCGGGCAACTTCCTCGCCGAACTGGCCAATCCGACCGTGGCGGGTCTCGAGCGGTACGGGGACACCCAGTTGTACGTGTCCCGGGGCGCGGGTGCCTGGGGGCCGCCCGTCCGGGTCGGCGCGCCCTCGGACATCACGATCGTCGAACTCGCCTCGAAACAGGCCTGA
- a CDS encoding ABC transporter substrate-binding protein: MRSTVRLRILITCGVLVAAGVGGWQLLPSDGGRTDPISVGTTDEVTSLDPAGAYDAGSWAMYSNVFQSLLTFKPGFTTPVPDAAESCKFVGTKLTTYQCTLRDDLTFSNGRKVTVEDVKYSFERMLRIKTDVGPQALFPTLQRVSAEGRTVTFHLSGRDATFPLKVATGAGSIVDRDHYPADRLRTDPAVDGSGPYVLKEYKPGGSALLEPNPKYRGAVTKGGGPVRVKYFAQSEDLAKAWKSKDVQVTHRQLPPGFVADLDTKDGTRVTEAESAEIRNLNFNVRPGSPMADKAVRQAVAAVLDRPAITTGAYKGTVEPLYSLIPQGFVGHSTAFYDVYPAPNPKKAKQLLADAGITTPVKFTFGYRADATYGAETAEIKRQLEETGLFQVEAVEVKWTEFQKAYAKGTYDAYTVGWLPDFPDSDSFTAPLVGTGNTLHNGFSSKRIDTLIASTQQFSDRSRATSDFKDIQSEVAAEVPLVPLWQKKDYVLSTEEVAGSQYLTDGTGVWRLWELSWI, encoded by the coding sequence ATGCGGTCGACGGTCCGTCTGCGGATCCTCATCACTTGTGGAGTACTGGTGGCCGCCGGAGTGGGGGGCTGGCAACTCCTGCCCTCCGACGGCGGCCGTACCGATCCGATCAGCGTCGGCACGACCGACGAGGTCACTTCACTGGACCCGGCCGGCGCGTACGACGCCGGTTCCTGGGCCATGTACAGCAACGTCTTCCAGTCGCTGCTGACGTTCAAGCCGGGGTTCACGACCCCCGTTCCCGACGCGGCGGAGAGCTGCAAGTTCGTGGGCACGAAGCTCACGACGTACCAGTGCACGCTCCGCGACGACCTCACGTTCTCCAACGGGCGCAAGGTCACGGTCGAGGACGTCAAGTACTCCTTCGAGCGGATGCTGCGGATCAAGACGGACGTCGGTCCGCAGGCGCTCTTCCCGACCCTGCAGCGGGTCTCGGCCGAGGGCCGTACCGTCACGTTCCATCTGAGCGGCCGGGACGCCACGTTCCCGCTGAAGGTGGCCACGGGCGCCGGTTCGATCGTCGACAGGGACCACTACCCGGCCGACCGGCTGCGGACGGACCCCGCGGTGGACGGCTCGGGGCCGTACGTCCTCAAGGAGTACAAGCCGGGCGGGTCCGCGCTCCTCGAACCCAACCCGAAGTACCGCGGCGCCGTCACCAAGGGCGGCGGCCCGGTCCGGGTGAAGTACTTCGCGCAGTCCGAGGACCTGGCCAAGGCCTGGAAGTCGAAGGACGTGCAGGTGACGCACCGGCAGCTGCCGCCGGGCTTCGTGGCGGACCTGGACACCAAGGACGGGACCCGGGTCACCGAGGCGGAGAGCGCCGAGATCCGCAACCTCAACTTCAATGTGCGGCCCGGCTCGCCCATGGCCGACAAGGCCGTACGGCAGGCGGTCGCGGCCGTCCTCGACCGCCCGGCGATCACCACCGGCGCCTACAAGGGCACGGTCGAGCCGCTGTACTCGCTGATCCCGCAGGGCTTCGTCGGGCACAGCACCGCCTTCTACGACGTCTACCCGGCGCCCAACCCGAAGAAGGCGAAGCAGCTCCTGGCGGACGCCGGCATCACGACCCCGGTGAAGTTCACCTTCGGCTACCGCGCGGACGCCACCTACGGCGCCGAGACCGCCGAGATCAAGCGGCAGCTGGAGGAGACCGGCCTGTTCCAGGTCGAGGCCGTCGAGGTCAAGTGGACGGAGTTCCAGAAGGCGTACGCGAAGGGCACCTACGACGCGTACACCGTCGGCTGGCTCCCCGACTTCCCGGACTCCGACAGCTTCACGGCGCCGCTCGTCGGCACCGGGAACACCCTGCACAACGGCTTCTCCAGCAAGCGGATCGACACCCTGATCGCCTCGACCCAGCAGTTCAGCGACCGCTCCCGGGCGACGTCCGACTTCAAGGACATCCAGAGCGAGGTCGCCGCCGAGGTGCCGCTCGTCCCGCTGTGGCAGAAGAAGGACTACGTCCTCTCCACCGAGGAGGTCGCCGGCTCCCAGTACCTGACGGACGGTACGGGCGTGTGGCGCCTGTGGGAGCTCAGCTGGATCTAG
- a CDS encoding TetR/AcrR family transcriptional regulator: protein MKDVTEEKKADEKPAEEKKAPKSEQTRTLILETALRLFKERGYDKTTMRAIAQEAGVSVGNAYYYFSSKEHLVQGFYDRIAEEHQTAVEPILTGDEKDLTARIRGVYLGWLDIAEPYHEFAAQFFKNAADPDSPLSPFSPESEGPREAAIEVHRRVISGASVKVDPELREALPQLLWLQQMGLVLFWVYDRSEGAANSRRLVERLAPVTARAISLSRFRILRPLVKETHELLSDFMPTAAGMAASGKPKKRANPKPPETS from the coding sequence GTGAAGGACGTGACGGAAGAGAAGAAGGCCGACGAGAAGCCGGCCGAGGAGAAGAAGGCCCCGAAGAGCGAGCAGACCCGCACGCTCATCCTCGAAACCGCGCTCCGGCTGTTCAAGGAGCGCGGTTACGACAAGACGACGATGCGGGCCATCGCCCAGGAGGCCGGGGTCTCCGTCGGCAACGCGTACTACTACTTCTCCTCCAAGGAGCACCTCGTCCAGGGCTTCTACGACCGGATCGCCGAGGAGCACCAGACGGCCGTCGAGCCCATCCTGACCGGTGACGAGAAGGACCTCACCGCGCGGATCCGCGGGGTCTACCTCGGCTGGCTCGACATCGCCGAGCCGTACCACGAGTTCGCGGCCCAGTTCTTCAAGAACGCCGCCGACCCGGACAGCCCGCTCAGCCCCTTCTCGCCCGAGTCGGAGGGCCCGCGCGAAGCCGCGATCGAGGTCCACCGGCGGGTCATCTCCGGCGCCTCGGTGAAGGTCGACCCGGAACTGCGGGAGGCCCTCCCGCAGTTGCTGTGGCTCCAGCAGATGGGCCTGGTCCTCTTCTGGGTCTACGACCGCTCGGAGGGCGCCGCCAACAGCCGCCGCCTGGTGGAGCGGCTCGCGCCGGTCACCGCCCGGGCGATCTCGCTCTCCCGCTTCCGCATCCTGCGCCCGCTCGTCAAGGAGACGCACGAGCTGCTCTCCGACTTCATGCCCACGGCGGCCGGGATGGCGGCCTCGGGCAAGCCCAAGAAGCGGGCGAACCCGAAGCCGCCGGAGACCTCGTGA
- a CDS encoding thiol-disulfide oxidoreductase DCC family protein — translation MLYDADCPLCVHLRHWLLRQRQLVPLDLVPAGSREAMRRFPALDHAATLREITVVGDRGQVYRETSAWIVCLWALAEHRPKAHWLATPAGQPFARMTVLAAAKWREALKGPDRGDWPGGDGPAEGGSARDGLCADGHCEVPGPPG, via the coding sequence GTGCTGTACGACGCAGACTGCCCGCTCTGCGTGCACCTCAGGCACTGGCTGCTCCGCCAGCGGCAGCTCGTCCCGCTCGACCTCGTACCGGCGGGCTCGCGGGAGGCCATGCGCCGCTTCCCCGCCCTCGACCACGCCGCCACCCTGCGGGAGATCACCGTGGTCGGCGACCGGGGCCAGGTCTACCGGGAGACCTCCGCCTGGATCGTCTGCCTCTGGGCGCTGGCCGAACACCGGCCCAAGGCCCACTGGCTGGCCACCCCCGCCGGGCAGCCGTTCGCCCGGATGACCGTGCTCGCGGCGGCGAAGTGGCGCGAGGCCCTCAAGGGGCCGGACCGGGGGGACTGGCCGGGCGGGGACGGGCCCGCGGAGGGCGGGTCCGCGCGGGACGGGCTCTGCGCGGACGGGCACTGCGAGGTGCCCGGTCCGCCCGGTTAG
- a CDS encoding alpha/beta fold hydrolase: MTLTHDLAGDGPSTVLLLHSGVCDRRMWDGQFHALAEAGHRVVRCDLRGFGDTPVDAPHTHADDVRDLLDHLGAAPAVVVGSSFGGEVALELAARHPGHVSALALLGSAMPGFVPSDALRAWGGREDELLEAGDLDGAVELNVDTWLGPEAGPEARALVREMQRRAFELQLAAPEEFSPVSPEVTADDLAGIEVPALVAVGAHDLPDFRAIADDLTRLLPGARRVDLDWAGHLPALERPEETARLLTAFLAEPAIR, encoded by the coding sequence ATGACGCTCACTCATGACCTGGCCGGCGACGGCCCCTCGACCGTTCTCCTGCTCCACTCGGGGGTCTGCGACCGCCGGATGTGGGACGGTCAGTTCCACGCCCTCGCGGAGGCCGGCCACCGGGTCGTCCGCTGCGACCTCCGCGGCTTCGGCGACACCCCCGTCGACGCCCCGCACACCCATGCCGACGACGTCCGCGACCTGCTCGACCACCTCGGCGCCGCACCGGCCGTCGTCGTCGGCTCCTCCTTCGGCGGCGAGGTCGCCCTGGAGCTCGCCGCCCGCCACCCGGGGCACGTCTCCGCGCTCGCCCTGCTCGGCTCCGCGATGCCCGGCTTCGTGCCGAGCGACGCGCTGCGCGCCTGGGGCGGCCGGGAGGACGAACTGCTCGAAGCGGGGGACCTGGACGGCGCCGTCGAGCTCAACGTCGACACCTGGCTCGGCCCCGAGGCCGGACCGGAGGCCCGCGCCCTCGTCCGGGAGATGCAGCGGCGCGCCTTCGAGCTCCAGCTCGCCGCGCCCGAGGAGTTTTCGCCCGTGAGCCCCGAGGTCACCGCCGACGACCTCGCCGGGATCGAGGTCCCCGCCCTCGTCGCCGTCGGCGCCCACGACCTCCCCGACTTCCGGGCGATCGCCGACGACCTCACCCGGCTGCTGCCCGGCGCCCGCCGCGTCGACCTCGACTGGGCCGGTCACCTCCCCGCGCTCGAAAGGCCGGAGGAGACGGCCCGGCTCCTCACCGCCTTCCTCGCGGAGCCGGCGATCCGCTAG